One Clostridium sp. CM027 genomic window carries:
- the spoIVB gene encoding SpoIVB peptidase encodes MKKRLNIICWIITPLVVIIALSAYLKVQNKIVAAYDRPMETLYSNKLVKVKDDKDIILNKPDINNKKKNEKKVNLENSLEVESTFIKDKSDLMVYPGGQPIGVKLNTKGVLVVALSDIQGINGKTPSPAANAGVQIGDSIISINNVEINHAEDVIRFINKEKNTELTLKLQRKNDLTFFQVKIKPTIDSEDGKQKIGLWVRDSTAGVGTLTLYDDKTKKFAALGHPITDADAGTILNVNNGVIISSNIVSVKKGTRGTPGELRGLFIDESKIKGQITKNTECGIFGEGTKSLINNKFSKPMKIGLRNEIKEGKAQILTTINGSEPQLFQIEIQKLLPQNKSGSKSMVIKITDPRLLEKTGGIVQGMSGSPIIQNDKIIGAVTHVLINKPDLGYGIYIEWMLKDAGILSN; translated from the coding sequence ATGAAGAAAAGGTTAAATATAATATGTTGGATTATAACACCTTTAGTAGTAATAATTGCTTTAAGTGCGTATCTTAAAGTCCAAAATAAAATTGTTGCAGCATATGATAGACCAATGGAAACATTATATTCTAACAAACTTGTAAAAGTAAAAGACGATAAAGACATTATTCTTAATAAACCAGATATAAATAATAAAAAGAAAAATGAGAAAAAAGTTAATTTAGAAAATAGCTTAGAAGTTGAATCAACATTTATAAAAGACAAATCAGATTTAATGGTTTATCCAGGAGGACAACCAATTGGTGTTAAATTGAATACTAAAGGTGTTTTAGTAGTAGCTTTATCTGATATTCAAGGTATAAATGGTAAAACACCAAGTCCTGCCGCAAATGCAGGTGTACAAATAGGTGATAGTATAATAAGTATAAATAATGTTGAAATAAATCATGCAGAAGATGTAATAAGATTTATAAATAAAGAAAAAAATACAGAACTCACTCTTAAATTACAACGTAAAAATGATTTAACATTTTTTCAAGTTAAAATTAAACCAACTATTGATTCAGAAGATGGAAAACAAAAAATTGGTTTATGGGTACGCGACTCAACTGCTGGTGTAGGAACATTAACGTTATATGATGATAAAACTAAAAAATTTGCTGCGTTAGGTCATCCTATTACAGATGCTGATGCCGGAACAATATTGAATGTTAATAATGGTGTGATTATATCATCTAATATTGTATCAGTAAAAAAAGGAACAAGAGGAACTCCAGGAGAGTTAAGAGGACTTTTCATAGATGAAAGCAAAATAAAAGGTCAAATAACCAAAAATACTGAATGTGGTATATTTGGAGAAGGAACTAAAAGTCTTATAAATAATAAATTTAGTAAACCTATGAAAATAGGACTAAGAAATGAAATTAAAGAAGGAAAAGCTCAAATTTTAACCACTATAAATGGTAGTGAACCACAATTGTTTCAAATAGAAATTCAGAAACTATTACCTCAAAATAAATCCGGATCGAAAAGTATGGTCATTAAAATTACAGATCCTAGGCTTCTAGAAAAAACTGGCGGCATAGTGCAAGGTATGAGTGGTAGTCCAATAATTCAGAATGATAAGATTATTGGTGCGGTAACCCATGTTTTAATTAATAAACCTGATTTAGGATATGGAATATATATAGAATGGATGTTGAAAGATGCAGGTATTTTATCAAATTAA
- the spo0A gene encoding sporulation transcription factor Spo0A — protein MEEARISVLIADDNKEFCNILNDYLLSQRDIMVTGIAKDGIEALKLIKERKPDLVVLDIIMPHLDGLGVLERLGSMDLEPIPKIIVLSAVGQDKITQRAIALGADYYVVKPFDMEVFTKRIRQMFNNTISSDNSKKSISFIDTSETRKSNHNEPMDLEAEITNIIHEIGVPAHIKGYMYLREAITMVVNDIELLSAVTKELYPSIAKKFNTTASRVERAIRHAIEVAWGRGQVETINKIFGYTIHNAKGKPTNSEFIAMVADKLRLQNRVS, from the coding sequence ATGGAAGAAGCTAGAATTAGTGTGCTTATTGCAGATGATAATAAAGAATTTTGCAATATTTTAAATGATTATTTATTAAGCCAAAGAGATATTATGGTTACAGGTATTGCAAAAGATGGAATAGAAGCTCTTAAGTTAATAAAAGAGAGAAAGCCTGATTTGGTAGTATTAGACATAATAATGCCACATTTAGATGGTCTTGGGGTACTAGAAAGATTGGGTAGTATGGACCTTGAACCAATACCAAAAATAATAGTATTATCTGCAGTTGGGCAAGATAAGATTACACAAAGAGCTATTGCATTGGGAGCAGATTATTATGTAGTAAAACCATTTGATATGGAAGTTTTTACAAAGAGAATAAGACAAATGTTTAATAATACAATTTCAAGTGATAACAGCAAAAAATCAATATCTTTTATTGATACATCTGAAACTAGAAAAAGTAATCATAACGAACCAATGGATTTAGAAGCTGAAATTACAAATATAATTCATGAAATTGGCGTTCCAGCTCATATTAAGGGATACATGTATCTAAGAGAAGCAATCACTATGGTAGTTAATGATATTGAACTTCTATCCGCAGTGACGAAGGAATTATACCCATCTATTGCTAAAAAATTCAACACAACTGCTAGTAGGGTAGAAAGAGCAATAAGGCATGCTATAGAAGTAGCATGGGGACGTGGTCAAGTTGAAACAATAAATAAAATATTTGGTTATACCATACATAATGCTAAAGGTAAACCAACCAATAGTGAATTTATAGCTATGGTAGCCGATAAGTTAAGATTACAAAACAGGGTTTCTTAG
- the spoIIM gene encoding stage II sporulation protein M translates to MSSNTLMGNINKHIQENFWLYIISILCVFTGIILGIYSVKYMGDFERNDLVNYLMNFIDPSNTSGISYKLIFLQSIKNNLPVIIFLWFLGLTIVGIPIIIIIDLLKGFTVGFTFSFMISGLGKNGIGIAILGVIPQNLIYIPCIIFASVVSMEFSIMLLKSKFNKQWTSSLSSRIIYYSAIFIVIIIFLFIGIIIESYIAPHFVKNLINNLGAVSK, encoded by the coding sequence ATGTCATCTAATACTTTAATGGGAAACATAAACAAACATATACAAGAAAATTTTTGGCTATATATTATAAGTATTCTTTGCGTATTTACAGGTATAATTTTAGGAATCTACAGTGTGAAGTACATGGGGGATTTTGAACGAAATGATTTAGTAAATTACTTGATGAATTTTATTGATCCTTCAAATACAAGTGGGATTAGTTATAAATTAATATTTTTACAATCGATTAAAAATAATCTGCCTGTGATTATTTTTCTTTGGTTTTTAGGTTTAACTATTGTCGGGATACCAATAATTATAATTATTGATTTATTGAAAGGATTTACAGTTGGATTTACCTTTAGCTTTATGATTAGCGGCCTAGGAAAGAATGGCATTGGTATAGCAATACTAGGGGTGATACCTCAGAATTTAATTTATATTCCATGCATTATTTTTGCATCTGTAGTATCAATGGAATTTTCTATAATGCTACTTAAGAGTAAGTTCAATAAACAATGGACAAGTAGTTTATCTAGCAGAATAATATATTATAGTGCAATATTCATTGTAATAATAATTTTCTTGTTTATAGGGATAATTATAGAATCTTATATTGCACCGCATTTTGTTAAAAATCTTATTAATAATTTGGGAGCAGTAAGCAAATGA